One stretch of Eupeodes corollae chromosome 2, idEupCoro1.1, whole genome shotgun sequence DNA includes these proteins:
- the LOC129946751 gene encoding uncharacterized protein LOC129946751: MKLIVQYLEINYEIEADEEICNKILTDPVYAAAFMEQNLSAQNAEHTEEDSVSTPTNLDYAQENTGNIEKESSWEHRTVLLFLEECSRHKHELRNPKIRRRTVFLKIKEAMEGKGYNFKESSLEKKLGNLKIRYNRILDNNKKTSTGRGRMSWPYFEQMCLIYEDEVNVRDAPTVSSLNPSSLCAPSDCTPSDCTPFVFVFI, translated from the exons atgaaacttattgtgcagtatttagaaataaattacgAAATAGAGGCAGATGAagaaatttgcaataaaatcttaacag aTCCAGTGTATGCCGCAGCATTCatggaacaaaatttgagtGCACAAAATGCAGAACATACGGAGGAAG ATTCAGTGTCTACTCCAACAAATCTTGATTATGCACAAGAAAACACAGGCAATATAGAGAaag aatcttCTTGGGAGCACCGCACCGTTCTTCTGTTTTTAGAAGAATGTAGCAGGCATAAACATGAGCTAAGAAACCCAAAAATCAGGCGCAGGACGGTGTTCCTTAAAATTAAGGAGGCGATGGAGGGTAAAGGCTACAATTTTAAAGAGAGCTCGCTGGAAAAGAAGCTGGGCAATTTAAAGATAAGGTATAACCGCATCCtggataacaacaaaaaaacttccaCAGGTCGAGGGCGCATGTCCTGGCCCTACTTCGAACAAATGTGCCTAATATATGAAGACGAAGTTAATGTCAGGGATGCGCCTACAGTGAGCTCTCTGAACCCTTCATCGCTGTGTGCTCCCTCGGATTGCACTCCCTCGGATTGCACTCcctttgtatttgtttttatttaa